A portion of the Natronococcus sp. AD-5 genome contains these proteins:
- a CDS encoding Lrp/AsnC family transcriptional regulator has product MKLDRIDRGILHLLQEDARNKTASEMADHVGVSASTVRNRIEILEDEGVIRGYHPEIDYERAEYQLHMVIICHAPVSERAELVDEAMELEGVVTVREMLTGEANVHIEAIGTNSDNVDRITGGITDLGLEIESVNLVKERHVQPFNHFGKKVVTD; this is encoded by the coding sequence ATGAAACTCGATCGCATCGACCGCGGCATTCTTCACCTCCTGCAGGAGGATGCGCGGAACAAGACCGCTTCCGAGATGGCGGACCACGTCGGCGTCTCGGCCAGTACCGTTCGCAACCGGATCGAGATCCTCGAGGACGAGGGCGTGATCCGCGGTTACCACCCGGAGATCGACTACGAACGGGCGGAGTACCAGCTCCACATGGTGATCATCTGTCACGCGCCCGTCAGCGAGCGAGCGGAACTCGTCGACGAAGCGATGGAGCTCGAAGGCGTCGTTACCGTCCGCGAAATGCTAACCGGCGAAGCGAACGTTCACATCGAGGCCATCGGCACGAACTCCGACAACGTCGACCGAATCACCGGCGGTATCACCGATCTGGGGCTCGAGATCGAGTCCGTGAATCTCGTGAAAGAGAGACACGTTCAGCCGTTCAATCACTTCGGCAAGAAAGTCGTTACCGACTGA
- the ileS gene encoding isoleucine--tRNA ligase, which yields MSRFGEVDDQYDPHALEQRVFEYWDEVDAYERTVEHRSDGESFFFVDGPPYTSGSAHMGTTWNKSLKDVYIRFHRMQGYDVTDRPGYDMHGLPIETRVEERLGFENKQDIEEFGEENFIQECKDYADEQLEGLQADFQDFGVWMDWENPYRTVSPEYMEAAWWGFSKAAERGLVEKGHRSISQCPRCETAIANNEVEYEDVEDPSIYVKFDLEDREGSVVIWTTTPWTIPANTFVAVDPDLTYQGVRAKRDGEEEVLYVAEECVEGVLKAGRYGDYEVVEEVTGEEMIGWEYEHPLAEEVPDHVDVDDALQVYAADYVEADRTGLVHSAPGHGEEDFERGRELGLPIFCPVAGDGVYTDAAGKYEGQFVKEADEEIIADLEDNGAMLSSETVHHNYGHCWRCDTGIIQIVTDQWFITITDVKDELLENIEDSEWHPQWARDNRFRDFVEEAPDWNVSRQRYWGIPLPVWTPEDRDDDEDMIVVGTREKLAERVDQDVDPESVDLHKDTVDDLTITEDGTTYTRVPDVFDVWLDSSVASWGTLDFPSDDSKFDELWPADLILEAHDQTRGWFWSQLGMGTAALGEIPYEEVLMHGHALMPDGRAMSKSKDILIDPHEAIDRHGRDVMRMFLLSNNPQGDDMRFSWEGMQAMENHLRTLWNVFRFPLPYMRLDEFDPRKTTLDDVDSDLELIDEWVLARLQSTKAEMTDHLEDYRQDRALDALLEFVVEDVSRFYVQAVRERMWEEEDSASKDAAYATIYRVLRESVALLAPYAPFVSEEIYGTLTGDAGYDTVHMCDWPAVDERWVDDQLEEDVALLRAIEEAGSNARQQAGRKLRWPVPRIVVAADDDRVVDAVERHTDLLGERLNARDVELVAPGDRWGELNYSAQADMSELGPAFGDRAGRVMNALNEARIEEPTLESLETAVGDVLEGDEEIEASMVSFVTETPEGVAGTAFGLNGDDRGVVYVDASLTADIESEGYAREVIRRVQEMRKDLDLDVEERIALELEIADDRVADLVDEREELIREEVRADELRAVEDGHRKEWDVEDVPMTIAIEPVAAAEASD from the coding sequence ATGAGCAGGTTCGGCGAGGTCGACGACCAGTACGATCCCCACGCGCTCGAGCAGCGGGTGTTCGAGTACTGGGACGAGGTCGACGCCTACGAACGAACGGTCGAGCATCGATCGGACGGTGAATCGTTCTTCTTCGTCGACGGCCCGCCGTACACGTCCGGGTCGGCGCACATGGGGACGACCTGGAACAAGTCCCTGAAGGACGTCTACATCCGCTTCCACCGGATGCAGGGGTACGACGTGACCGACCGGCCGGGGTACGACATGCACGGCCTCCCGATCGAGACCCGGGTCGAGGAGCGGCTCGGCTTCGAGAACAAGCAGGACATCGAGGAGTTCGGCGAGGAGAACTTCATCCAGGAGTGTAAGGACTACGCCGACGAGCAACTCGAGGGGCTCCAGGCGGACTTCCAGGACTTCGGCGTCTGGATGGACTGGGAGAACCCCTACAGGACCGTCAGCCCCGAGTACATGGAGGCGGCCTGGTGGGGCTTCTCGAAGGCCGCCGAGCGCGGTCTCGTCGAGAAGGGGCACCGATCGATCTCGCAGTGTCCCCGCTGCGAGACCGCCATCGCGAACAACGAGGTCGAGTACGAGGACGTCGAGGATCCCTCCATTTACGTCAAGTTCGACCTCGAGGACCGCGAGGGCTCGGTCGTCATCTGGACGACCACCCCGTGGACGATCCCCGCGAACACGTTCGTCGCCGTCGACCCCGACCTGACCTACCAGGGCGTTCGTGCGAAGCGCGATGGCGAGGAAGAAGTGCTCTACGTCGCCGAGGAGTGCGTCGAGGGCGTCCTGAAGGCGGGCCGGTACGGCGACTACGAGGTCGTCGAGGAGGTCACCGGCGAGGAGATGATCGGCTGGGAGTACGAACACCCCCTCGCCGAGGAGGTGCCCGACCACGTCGACGTCGACGACGCGCTGCAGGTCTACGCCGCCGACTACGTCGAGGCCGACCGCACCGGGCTCGTCCACTCCGCGCCCGGCCACGGTGAGGAGGACTTCGAGCGCGGCCGCGAACTGGGGCTGCCGATCTTCTGTCCCGTCGCCGGCGACGGCGTCTACACCGACGCGGCCGGCAAGTACGAGGGCCAGTTCGTCAAGGAGGCCGACGAGGAGATCATCGCCGACCTCGAGGACAACGGTGCCATGCTTTCCTCGGAGACGGTCCACCACAACTACGGCCACTGTTGGCGCTGTGACACGGGCATCATCCAGATCGTCACCGATCAGTGGTTCATCACGATCACGGACGTCAAGGACGAACTCCTCGAGAACATCGAGGACAGCGAGTGGCACCCGCAGTGGGCCCGCGACAACCGGTTCCGCGACTTCGTCGAGGAGGCGCCGGACTGGAACGTCTCCCGCCAGCGCTACTGGGGCATCCCGCTGCCCGTCTGGACGCCCGAGGACCGCGACGACGACGAGGACATGATCGTCGTCGGCACCCGCGAGAAACTCGCCGAGCGAGTCGACCAGGACGTCGACCCCGAGTCGGTCGACCTCCACAAGGACACCGTCGACGATCTCACTATCACCGAGGACGGGACCACCTACACCCGCGTCCCGGACGTCTTCGACGTCTGGCTCGACTCCTCGGTGGCGTCGTGGGGCACCCTCGACTTCCCCTCGGACGACAGCAAGTTCGACGAGCTCTGGCCCGCCGACCTCATCCTCGAGGCCCACGACCAGACCCGCGGCTGGTTCTGGTCCCAGCTCGGGATGGGCACCGCCGCGCTCGGCGAAATTCCCTACGAAGAGGTGTTGATGCACGGCCACGCGCTCATGCCCGACGGGCGCGCGATGTCGAAATCAAAGGACATCCTGATCGACCCCCACGAGGCCATCGATCGCCACGGTCGGGACGTCATGCGGATGTTCCTCCTGTCGAACAACCCGCAGGGCGACGACATGCGGTTCTCCTGGGAGGGGATGCAGGCGATGGAGAACCACCTCCGGACGCTGTGGAACGTCTTCCGATTCCCGCTTCCGTACATGCGTCTCGACGAGTTCGATCCACGGAAAACGACGCTGGACGACGTGGACTCGGACCTCGAGCTGATCGACGAGTGGGTACTCGCCCGACTCCAGTCGACGAAGGCCGAGATGACCGATCACCTCGAGGACTACCGCCAAGATAGGGCTCTCGACGCCCTGCTCGAGTTCGTCGTCGAGGACGTCTCGCGGTTCTACGTCCAGGCGGTCCGCGAGCGCATGTGGGAGGAGGAGGACAGCGCCTCCAAGGACGCGGCCTACGCGACGATCTACAGGGTACTCCGGGAGTCGGTCGCGCTGCTCGCCCCCTACGCGCCGTTCGTCAGCGAGGAGATCTACGGCACGCTCACCGGCGACGCCGGGTACGACACCGTCCACATGTGCGACTGGCCGGCCGTCGACGAGCGCTGGGTCGACGACCAGCTCGAGGAGGACGTCGCGCTCCTTCGCGCCATCGAGGAGGCCGGCTCGAACGCCCGCCAGCAGGCCGGCCGCAAGCTTCGCTGGCCCGTCCCGCGGATCGTCGTCGCGGCGGACGACGACCGCGTCGTCGACGCGGTCGAGCGCCACACCGACCTGCTCGGCGAGCGGCTCAACGCCCGCGACGTCGAACTCGTCGCACCCGGCGACCGCTGGGGCGAACTCAACTATAGCGCCCAGGCGGACATGAGCGAACTCGGCCCGGCCTTCGGCGACCGCGCCGGTCGGGTGATGAACGCGCTCAACGAGGCTCGAATCGAGGAGCCGACGCTCGAGAGCCTCGAGACCGCAGTCGGAGACGTTCTCGAGGGTGACGAGGAGATCGAAGCGTCGATGGTCTCGTTCGTCACCGAGACGCCCGAGGGCGTCGCCGGCACCGCGTTCGGCCTGAACGGCGACGATCGCGGCGTCGTCTACGTCGACGCCTCGCTGACCGCCGACATCGAGAGCGAGGGCTACGCCCGCGAGGTCATCCGGCGCGTCCAGGAGATGCGCAAGGACCTCGATCTCGACGTCGAGGAGCGGATCGCGCTCGAACTCGAGATCGCGGACGACCGCGTCGCCGACCTCGTCGACGAACGCGAGGAACTGATCCGCGAGGAGGTCCGCGCCGACGAACTCCGCGCCGTCGAGGACGGCCACCGCAAGGAGTGGGACGTCGAGGACGTCCCGATGACGATCGCAATCGAACCGGTTGCGGCCGCGGAAGCGTCGGACTAG
- a CDS encoding DUF7344 domain-containing protein yields the protein MDRERASGEPIDETFRALADRRRRIALACLLEAERALTVDELANEVAVRERETREAADGIERMRIELYHKQIPLLANSNLVRYGADRNRVEPTDRVDEIEAFLPTE from the coding sequence ATGGATCGGGAACGCGCGTCCGGAGAGCCCATCGACGAGACATTCAGAGCGCTCGCGGATCGGCGGCGGCGGATCGCCCTCGCCTGTCTGCTGGAAGCCGAGCGCGCGCTCACGGTAGACGAGCTAGCGAACGAAGTCGCGGTCCGCGAACGCGAGACGCGGGAAGCGGCGGACGGGATCGAACGGATGCGGATCGAGCTCTATCACAAACAGATCCCGCTTCTGGCCAACTCGAATCTCGTACGCTACGGTGCAGACCGGAACCGCGTCGAGCCCACGGATCGAGTCGACGAGATCGAAGCGTTTCTACCGACGGAGTAG
- a CDS encoding ribose-phosphate diphosphokinase, with the protein MIVSGSASQSLAAALARELEEPLAAVEYDRFPDGELLAAAPGVAEADADRAVVVASTVSSDAHLEVLQLQDAAREAGAGEVVTVLPYMGYGRQDEAFEPGHPISARAVARAISTGADRVFTVNPHEEAVCRFFEPSATAVDAADRLAEPLPDGLEDPVFLSPDAGAIELAETVRDAYGAGETDYFEKTRHSGTEVEISPSDVAVADRDVVVADDIIATGSTMSEAVGVLEERGVGRIFVTCVHPLLARDAVTKLSKAGVETIYGTDTIERQHSAVSVAPTIAEQL; encoded by the coding sequence ATGATCGTCAGCGGATCCGCGTCGCAGTCGCTCGCCGCGGCGCTCGCACGCGAACTCGAGGAACCGCTCGCCGCCGTCGAGTACGACCGCTTCCCCGACGGCGAACTGCTCGCGGCCGCGCCGGGCGTCGCGGAAGCCGACGCCGACCGGGCCGTCGTCGTCGCCTCGACCGTCTCGAGCGACGCCCACCTCGAGGTGCTCCAGCTACAGGACGCCGCTCGAGAGGCGGGCGCCGGCGAGGTCGTGACCGTCCTGCCGTACATGGGGTACGGCCGTCAGGACGAGGCCTTCGAGCCGGGCCACCCGATCTCCGCGCGGGCGGTCGCCCGTGCTATCTCGACCGGCGCGGACCGCGTGTTCACCGTCAACCCCCACGAGGAGGCCGTCTGTCGGTTCTTCGAGCCGTCGGCGACCGCCGTCGACGCCGCCGATCGGCTGGCCGAGCCCCTCCCGGACGGACTCGAGGACCCCGTCTTCCTCTCGCCGGACGCGGGAGCGATCGAACTCGCGGAGACGGTCCGCGACGCCTACGGTGCGGGCGAGACGGACTACTTCGAGAAGACCCGCCACTCCGGTACCGAGGTCGAGATCTCCCCGAGCGACGTCGCCGTCGCGGATCGGGACGTCGTCGTCGCCGACGACATCATCGCGACGGGGTCGACGATGAGCGAGGCCGTCGGCGTCCTCGAGGAGCGCGGCGTCGGACGCATCTTCGTCACCTGCGTCCACCCGCTGCTCGCGCGCGACGCCGTGACGAAGCTCTCGAAGGCCGGTGTCGAGACGATCTACGGAACCGACACCATCGAACGCCAGCACAGCGCCGTCTCGGTCGCGCCGACGATCGCCGAGCAGTTATAG
- a CDS encoding heme NO-binding domain-containing protein, which yields MHGIVHKSLKSYVVEKAGDETWNAIVERANIEPTLYLPISRYDDAEVDAALSALASMAVQDRPAIERDFGRALAPELRSTFDAHLDGEAGLLEFLVSIETITANVERTTEETTLPDVTCTRERDRAVVVRYDSHRDYCDLARGVLEGLVAEFDAAATVTERACTRSGADDCAFLVELERP from the coding sequence ATGCACGGAATCGTCCACAAGTCACTGAAATCGTACGTCGTCGAGAAAGCCGGCGACGAGACGTGGAACGCGATCGTCGAGCGGGCGAACATCGAGCCGACGCTGTACCTGCCGATCTCGCGCTACGACGACGCGGAGGTCGACGCCGCGCTCTCCGCGCTCGCGTCGATGGCCGTCCAGGACCGGCCCGCGATCGAGCGCGACTTCGGGCGGGCGCTCGCGCCGGAACTGCGCTCGACGTTCGACGCCCATCTCGACGGCGAGGCCGGACTGCTGGAGTTCCTCGTCTCGATCGAGACGATCACCGCGAACGTCGAGCGGACGACGGAGGAGACGACGCTTCCGGACGTCACCTGCACGCGAGAGCGCGACCGAGCGGTCGTGGTCCGCTACGACTCCCACCGCGACTACTGCGACCTGGCCCGCGGCGTGCTCGAGGGACTCGTCGCCGAGTTCGACGCCGCGGCGACCGTCACGGAACGAGCGTGCACCCGGAGCGGAGCGGACGACTGCGCGTTTCTGGTCGAACTCGAGCGTCCGTAA
- a CDS encoding M61 metallopeptidase family protein — MNYRVVVVTVLLIGSLPAGVAGLETGRTPEYSLAEPAVTASPATASDVLHRTTVLRHLPERGDTFETETTFRVPDSVSEFEVDLESEASVSTTDGFERTDDGAYRWTGDDEPTIRFTMPTDRTGYEGHRDGSAATTGAERTAGSAERGYTFVDTGDWGVVRVPSVGISLQRTDPVGHEETVTVEGPGATGGDIAFFGEVAEYERTVAGETIRLAVPAAADLREDPDDVLETLAAASASLDVGASHDEVFVVAVPDDVDWAARGIQYGQSDAWVVADASLEDAPSVWLHEYVHTRQPYANPDVGTATETAWLVEAQAEYYAATLALEQGSIDFREFRSVLERGERSPYADDVLADPGTWTGERTAYVKGPLVYGELDRQIRVETDGDRTLADVFRALSARGDRVTERAFLEAVEDAGGSDVRSTAERYTRTPEAPTAWHRRDHGDAFDLEAPAITTGLDGEGLEVAGEPWDRPAGQGDGSPVPVPVGEPVAVPVALENVDDRDGTADATLAVDGKIVDHHQLALESGERTTTSLAWTPSEPGEYAVRVGDDRFAVLVRSPSSVRVTDLAVEPERADPGDPVTATATVAAADSRPGAAVLEFRTGDETVERPVSVAPGERTTVDATLTFADDGRYEVAVADRSVTVTVGGALSRLEAIPGFGGAVALAALAVAALLLARRR, encoded by the coding sequence GTGAACTACCGGGTCGTCGTCGTTACGGTTCTCCTGATCGGATCGTTGCCGGCGGGGGTCGCGGGGCTCGAGACGGGACGCACTCCCGAGTACTCGCTCGCCGAGCCGGCCGTCACCGCGTCGCCGGCGACGGCTTCGGACGTCCTCCACCGAACGACCGTCCTTCGACACCTTCCCGAGCGAGGTGACACGTTCGAGACGGAGACGACGTTTCGCGTGCCCGACTCGGTGAGCGAGTTCGAGGTCGACCTCGAGTCGGAGGCGTCCGTCTCGACGACCGACGGCTTCGAACGAACCGACGACGGCGCGTACCGCTGGACCGGCGACGACGAACCGACGATCCGGTTTACGATGCCGACGGACCGGACGGGATACGAGGGCCACCGCGACGGCTCGGCCGCGACGACCGGCGCGGAACGAACGGCCGGATCGGCCGAGCGCGGCTACACGTTCGTCGACACCGGCGACTGGGGAGTCGTCCGGGTCCCGTCGGTCGGGATCTCCCTCCAGCGGACCGATCCCGTCGGTCACGAGGAGACGGTTACCGTCGAGGGCCCCGGCGCGACCGGCGGCGACATCGCCTTCTTCGGCGAGGTAGCGGAGTACGAGCGGACGGTCGCCGGCGAGACGATCCGGTTGGCCGTTCCCGCGGCCGCCGACCTCCGGGAGGATCCCGACGACGTCCTCGAGACCCTCGCCGCCGCGAGCGCGAGCCTCGACGTCGGCGCCAGCCACGACGAGGTGTTCGTCGTCGCGGTCCCCGACGACGTCGACTGGGCGGCCCGCGGCATTCAGTACGGGCAATCCGACGCGTGGGTCGTCGCCGACGCGTCGCTCGAGGACGCGCCGAGCGTCTGGCTCCACGAGTACGTCCACACGCGACAGCCGTACGCCAACCCCGACGTCGGAACGGCGACCGAGACCGCCTGGCTCGTCGAAGCGCAGGCCGAGTACTACGCGGCGACGCTCGCGCTCGAGCAGGGATCGATCGACTTCCGCGAGTTCCGCTCGGTTCTCGAGCGCGGCGAGCGCTCGCCCTACGCGGACGACGTCCTCGCCGATCCCGGAACCTGGACTGGCGAGCGAACCGCCTACGTGAAGGGGCCGCTCGTCTACGGCGAACTCGATCGTCAGATTCGGGTGGAAACCGACGGCGACCGGACGCTCGCGGACGTCTTCCGGGCGCTGAGCGCTCGCGGCGACCGCGTCACCGAACGCGCGTTCCTCGAGGCCGTCGAGGACGCGGGCGGGTCGGACGTCCGGTCGACCGCGGAGCGGTACACGCGGACTCCCGAGGCTCCCACCGCCTGGCACCGACGGGATCACGGGGACGCGTTCGATCTGGAGGCCCCAGCCATCACGACCGGGCTGGACGGGGAGGGGCTCGAGGTCGCCGGCGAGCCCTGGGACCGCCCAGCCGGGCAGGGCGACGGCTCGCCCGTTCCTGTGCCCGTCGGCGAACCCGTCGCGGTTCCGGTCGCCCTCGAGAACGTCGACGATCGGGACGGCACCGCCGACGCCACCCTGGCGGTCGACGGGAAGATCGTCGACCATCACCAGCTCGCACTCGAGTCCGGCGAACGGACGACGACGTCGCTCGCCTGGACGCCCTCGGAACCCGGCGAGTACGCCGTTCGCGTCGGTGACGATCGGTTCGCGGTGCTCGTTCGGTCTCCCTCGAGCGTTCGGGTGACCGATCTCGCGGTCGAGCCCGAACGGGCCGATCCCGGCGATCCGGTGACGGCGACCGCGACGGTCGCGGCCGCCGACTCCCGTCCCGGTGCGGCCGTCCTCGAGTTCCGGACCGGCGACGAGACCGTCGAGCGGCCGGTATCGGTCGCACCCGGCGAGCGAACGACGGTCGACGCGACGCTGACGTTCGCGGACGACGGCCGCTACGAGGTCGCCGTCGCCGACCGATCGGTGACGGTTACGGTCGGCGGCGCGCTGTCGCGGCTCGAGGCGATTCCCGGCTTCGGCGGTGCAGTCGCGCTCGCGGCGCTCGCCGTCGCGGCTCTTCTGCTGGCGCGACGGCGGTGA